The genomic window GTGAGGTTACAAcagaattctctctctctctctctctctctctctctcaacgtCACTTCTTCCTGACTTGTTAATCTCTAATAATCTTTAGCAAATTTGTTCGTCTCTGCATGAAATCCAACACGCTAGTTTGGACGATAGCAGACATTCTCCATAATTACGGATGTACAATGCTCCGGATGATCCCAATCAAAGAgagttatgatatttaatacaCCTAAAAGCTAAGAACATACTCAACATTTGTGGAATAACTGTACTTCATTTACTACTCTCGAAGATTGTTATTAATTGTAACTCTGCGTGCGGCAACACTAGTCTCCACCAAAGATAAAAGGAGACCTAATATAATATTGACACGAACCGAGGTGTAgatttaattcatatagaacGATGTTGACCCGGGAGATGAAAAGCATGCATCCTATATATTACTGAGTAAATAAGTACCGTATTCTGAAATGAACAACCAGTTTATTTGTGTTTCTTCGGTAAATGTAtcattaattgtttacatacagtATTTCAACGACAGTTAATTGAATTATGTTACAATAGGTTTAAAAATCTGGGAAATGTTTTTCGGTAGGTGTATAGAAGAAGCTACTCTCTATGTTTATCAGTGATACACAAAATATGCGTTAATGATAGACAAGTGTGGTTCACAAATTCCTCATCATAAATGTCATAAGTCCCATTTTCAGTGCACtttgaatcatttaaaaaatctccCAGTTGTTTAAACAGTAACTGCAAACACGAAACAAGATACacacatgtacaagtacatgtaccattatgTGCATCATATTAATTTggcacatttaaaaaaatgattctattcttcatgattttaaaaaagcgaTGCCTTGTACGGAtcaggaattttttttccagaaggAAAGAGGGTGTCCAAGGAATAAGAATGTCTGCCCGGGGTGGTGGTAGGGTGGGTCCAAGGCATATTATcggtattttattgtgtaagttAAACAAGTTTAAATTATTCACGTGGGACCCGCTCCCCGACCCTCCCTCTAGATCCACGCATGAATGCGTTTTTAATCTGCAGGCAAAATACCTAATAACTAAAATTTGACCAATCGACTAGTATCTTATCTTTATCCTACTCATACATAGTCACATGTTATTGGAGAATCAGCTATTATGAGTAAGTCTTATTGCAAGCTTATGTTAATTTCTAACTCATCttttagaaattgaaaacataCATTCTTTAATTTTGTCTTTGTTTCTTACAGAAGTCTTCAATAGATTTCATGAATTGGTCAATCTTTGAATTAAGGCTTTGCTCATAACCATTCCGGGAACTTGTCTGCCGTTTGGTTGAGTTTTCCTCCACTAGCTGCTTTAGTAGACGCGACCGCGTGGCCTTTGAGAACGTCATTTCCACATTAAGGATCTGTTCTCGCTGATCCTCGGCAAACACAGGAGTTTCTGTAGCAAGTTTCTTCATCAGTTTCTCGCGCTTTTTCATCTTGAACGGATCGTGTTTATAACGATCTTGAGGTTTCACATAATCGTGCAACTTCTTTCCCTTGAACCACATGAAATTTCTATGATCAACATCAGGCAGACTCTTTAATTCTGAGTCCTCAATGAGAAGTTCTCCGCCCGCCACCGTATGGGGCCGCTGTTTTTCCACGTGTGATAAAGTGATGGCAGCCGACCCGTCAGTCTCTAGCGCGACATCAACAATCTGAATATGCCTGTCTCCCGTACTACTTTGAGAACGAAGGAATTTATTGCTCGAACCGCCAATATTTGTTTGCGCGCCATTTTCTTGCATACGATTTTGGGTGTTTTGTTCGTCGTTTTGAATGGTATACACCATCATGTACTCTTGTTCTGATTTCTCATCTCCCTCTTCGTTTGGTACTTCCTCTAGCACTGGTAAAGGCGTGTGGCCTAAAAAGCGTGCTTTTTCTTTGACCGCTTTGTCGATTTCCGGCTCACAACTCTTGTCTTCAACATGCTCACTCTTTAATTTATCCCCCGTTTCTTCCAAAACATTACCTATGTCACAATGCTTTTGACTTTCCTTTCCATCGTCATTTGTCATCGAATCACAATTATGCACTAATTGCCccaattctttttttaagttttgaccattttgttttttcttggtGTCAGTAGTCCTTGAATTCTTGTCAAAACTCTCTGCTTGTATTGTTTCTTGAAAAGGTGATGACACATTCATTTTTCTGTCAGGTTTGTCCGACTTTGTCGACCTGACTGTTACACTTTTACCTTGATTAGAACGGTCTATGGACGAGTAAAGACCACAGTCTCCAGCTTCATCATCGGAAATAAGCACTTTGTTTGAAACAGGAGTAGAACTGAGAATTCTGCTTTCGTCGCTGAAGTTTAGAGAACCCTCTTGACCGTTCTGTTGATTTGAGTTCTCAGAGTTACCCGTGGTACTGACAGAATTACATTCGGTTTCCTCTGTTCGCGATTCGCTCGACTTTCGTAAAGAACTCGACCGCCTGCGAAATTTTCGGGATTCTGGCTTTGCAAAATTGTTCTGCTGAAACAGTACATTGAAAGTGGATTCTGATGGCGTCACTGACCATGGCTTGTTATGACGTTGCATTTCATGCGGCGTGACGTGGTCACTTTTCTCGCACGCGACCTGACAATCCGGACAAGGACTGTTCCCAGAAGTTCTTTGACTTTCGAGACAAAACtgagatatttttgttttctctttctTTAAATTATCATGATACAAACCTCTCTCTTCCGAGAGACGATGCAATCTTTCCTTTAATGCTTTGTCTTCGCGTCGATTCCTGGTCATTGCTAGTACCTCACTCTCCGTGAATCGTCTGcccatttttgttttcagatcctctatattgaaaataatattgtCTTGTTTTTAAGAACAGGCACACTCAATATAATTCTCTTATGTCTGAAGTGTTTATCCAAATGGCGTTCCTCACATGTATTTTGGCTTTTAATAAATCGGCGCACGTGCTGTGTCGTCCATTTCGAGAAAGTATTTGACAAGGTTTGTCAAAAGATTAGAGGATAAAAATTGATCCCTCGTCTGTTAAGACGGGATCCCGGAACGTCACTTGGAGAGATAAAGAAACCTTTACATGGTTATTTgttcatcaaacatcaataaaatttcGATCCCAATTTCATGTGGGGCTCCTGATTTCGGTAACTCCAGATATACACGCTGTGTTTTTTGCTCAACTTGTGAACACTGGTCCTCCTTTTTAACTATTGATTTTGGCTTCCATCAATCATGGACGCCCGAATTCAGCATTTTTTATCTGTTTGGTAATGACACAGAACCGTAGGGGAAAAAACGGAGAGCGAAAACCCTCAAAGACATGGAGTATTTAGACGGTTAATAGATGAACACAAATCATTTCGTTCGTGATATTTTGTGTCCGTAAGTTTAgattaacaatttatttattgtgaGGTAAAAGGCAGAGtcatctttttaaaagtttctttaCGTAACAGCTCTAATACTAAGTTCCTATATGTCAATATAGCCCGCTGGGAATTTCTATGAACCTCAAATACgcgaaatcaaatattttatcttaatgCTTTAAATGCTCATATTTAGTACGTAGGTTTGGTTTGCAGGGTATGCTTTGTGAGCCCTGTTTTCAGCTAAGTTTTAATTGTTCGCATAGCATTGTCACATTGGTAAATATAATCTCCCAAAAACGAAAGTTTTATTCCATTTGCGATACAATGGTATGTTTTGCTGTTTGCGTGTAGCTTTAAGAATACACAATTAAAGTTTgcacaacaaaattttaatatcttATGCCGAAGAGAATGAATGTTCTATAAATTCAGATTGCTTTGTTCATGGCGAACAGGCTTCGCTATACCTTGTTATTTCATTATTGTATTTGTTTGACGTAGAAAtacattgaaaattttaaatcaaaatattttcgaCAGTTTTAGTGTAAGTGTAATTAAATGGTGTACTGTTATTATGGTTAGCATCACCATGGAATATTCGTTGGCTGAAAAAAGTAGCACGTCATTGCTGCGTCATCAGAATAATTCATGGTTTTCTGAAAACTGTCgaagtacatgtgtataaatgaaatgaaatcaattaataaatgtaagaaaatgcaaataattataaaataacgaAATCTTAGTGAGATTGGTCTAGACAATTTGATAAATCTAAAAGTGAAAGTATTCACTAATCACTGAGCATCCAGTCCCAAGGGGACCGAGCTATTGATAATTCATCATTTGAACAGAGAGAAGTTGCTGAAAAGCGTTGCATTCTGCACTTAGGAAAACGTTTTGATGCCGATGTTGtggtgtttttttaatgttttgagaACGTTTTCTGGTAAAGGCAAACAGTCAATCGTTTAGTCAAAGAGTCAGTCTTTTTACAATGGTCCATGGAGACAGTCACTGGTGGTAGTTAACAACAGGAGCCAAATGACGTAATATGGTTGTCTACGTAAACTGtgtaaataatattaatgacatcaataaaaactttttttctcaaatgcTTGACTGTTTGAGTATTTACTTCACTGAAAGTCAATCAAAAACCCCGGGTACTCTAACTGAACGATAATAAGTTGTACTTTTAGCAGCGTTTGCTGTTGGCTCTTATTTGCTTTATATTTATCACTTCGGTATTTAGTCAAACCCGTTTTGACATTCATTTGCTTTTACTCCGGGAAAATTTCGCATGCAAATATGAATTGTGAGATCCAAATTAAATGAAAGTATTTGCTATctattattaaaatttacaaattaaagaatAGCACCAAAGGTACATGATACTGGTTTCTTGTCAACAAAAACGAACAGCGACAAAAAATAGTATCATTGAGGGTCAAATCTTTGAGTACAGTAACttgttaaaatgaacattttcatatttttcttaataatacAAAAGAGAGCATAAATTTGTCTGAATATTGATATTTGAATCATAATATTTCAGATTTTCAGAGTCATAAATCAAATTGAAGTAATACCATCAATTGCTtactcttttttatttttcttagcTACTATCAATTTGTAAAGCCCCAAAGATTTTAAACTATCTATACCACAGGTGCTTAAGGACAGGATCGaccctccaccccccccccccctccccaagattatagacccccgggactttgatattatttttatattaaattatccttttataacatatttctATTCTAATTTATACATTCCTTGCCcaaaattacctaaaacaaatatttttaaaaaatcagaccctctacatatataatacaagtatatatgtacagagggtctgatttaaaaaaaaaatgtttgttttatgtaattttgggcATTGGATGAATAAATTAGATTATGAATATGTCATAcaaggataatttaataaaaaagaaaaagaaagtccCGGGGTCTAGATATTGGGGCGGGGGGTTTGATCCTGTCCCCAAGCAcctgtagttttttttatcgcCGCGCATTTGCAGGAAATGGCGCAAAAAGTGAAAAGAAAGTTGTATAACGTTTCTtttacgtttaaaaaaaaagactaaattacgttaactatatattttttatagtaaTGTCTTACCCTCCCCCTCCACAATACACAAACTTCGTATCTTTAGTATCCACAATAAAAAGCTCTATGATAGGTGCAattctatttcttttaaattgcaGTGGATTTGATTATTCTCTATTGGTAAATTTACAATGCATCTCAAACTGAAAAAAGGGAAAATTCCAAACGTTACCTTCGATGGACAGggagaaaaaagataaatagcGTGGCTTTATCAGTTAATATCAGATAATGGACTTTATAAATTAGCAGTTTCACTAGATTATGAAGAGGTCGTGTCAAGTGTAAACAGGTAATAAATCTCATTTATCTCAGGTAGAAGTTAGCAGACCAATTCACACCTGTGAACCAATAAAGTTCGCTTCCCTGCTGCTATATAGCGTGGAATCTACAGAGAATGGAGTCCCTTCTCTCCTGTATGATTAGATTTTTGGCCGACAGacctatataaaaattacatctacatgtatatatagaatCAATTCACACCCAACGTTAACATTTAATACATggacatatattaaaatacaatctCAGGAAAATGTCTCATATGCTCAGATATGGTTATGTGTGCACACAGGTGTTACACGTGAGGTGGTGTGTGCCTATCTTAGATCATGAATGTAAGGGTTAAAGGCATTGTACtatacaaaatatcatttttgcgTATACTAGtagttggtacatgtatgtctgcATGCAATGGGCATATTTACTTATAACTGTTGGCTGGGAAATGTTTGATTTaggcattgtacatgtatataattatgtacactTGATAAAAAACTGAATAATTCAAGTTTAGATTGTGTGTGAGGATAAATTATATAcagcatgtatatatataagagTAAAGGCGTCAACaatctatacatgtacacgtatatcAGTAAATATATGAGCATTTGTTACAAGCCACTTCTACCAAAACACTTTAATTTTTCCTCTATTACTTTGGGGTGTTTCACACCATTCTAAGAATAATCTAAAATTGAGCAGCTTTATTCAGGAGATTGTGATGCTAAGACACCATTTCCAAAAGCAGGGAGGTTAAGTTATTCCacttctttgaaataaaaatggatatGGATGATCCGTTAtcttattttccttttttatgtttgaatacatttttttcagctgatacatgtatatacattgaaACCATGTAGAGAAAGTCCGATAAATCATTATCCGCCGATGTCGGCTTTTGAAGTGGAGTTGTCTTCCTTTGAATTGATTTTTGTTAGCAGGTGTCGTATCATTATAAACCTGATGTAATCGACTAATATTCAAGTGAGTTTCACCAAAGAGgtattaaatttaagaaattactACTAAGGGTTTAATACGATATCTAAACAACAATAAAGAGCATcaacagaaacaaaaaaaagtatttaccGACAATttatagttttgtcaactttttaatttttttatcttcttGCTTTTGTTGTGTTATCCTTCTCTTTAGACAATGAAATCCTGGTCCATTTATGCTGCATTTTGGATGTTATGCTGATAATGCTTATGTGTATTGGATGATAAAAGAGGAATGAgttcataaaaattcaaaattctgaATATATTtagtttgtgaaaaaaatatgctcAGGGTGCGACACACTATaacattagttaaaaaaaataatatgcgAGATTATGAGTTGTACGTACAtgtaggagatttttttttcattgtttttaatactgacagCAATATGTATCCGTAGGAAAGAGGATATACATCGTATTTTGGGTTAATAAATATTTTCCCTGTCTCAGTTTTAAATAACGTTGTTGTTAAcacgttgttgttgttgttgtagttgtaTTTATAAAGGGGAATGAGAATAGATATGCAATATCCGGGGAAGAGGGGTGcaacatacatttttcttaaacgtACAAGTTTACATAGattaatgaatttaaacaaaaatacaacataTATATCTAAAGATACGACCAGATCAACCGGCCGGATTAGGATATTggacggagagagagagagagagagagagagagagagagagagagagagagagagagagagagagagagagagagagggagatcAAATCTAAGAAATTTAACTATCTTCCCCCTTTAATTCATATCCGCTTTGGTAAAATTTGCTAATTGttacatcatttttaaattaattgttcAATAACAAACTCAGCCAAAGTGTGACAGATAAGGCAGGGGCAAACTTTTAGCTAATATACACAATTAtgctcgctctctctctctctctctctctctctctctctctctctgtattctTACACAGGGCACCTGTCTTATTTGCCACGAGATAACGAAAAGAACAACCCTAAGTAAATATTTGATAAGGTAAAAGGCCGGCAAATTATACCTTACAGTTTGTTTTGTTGTATAATCCATTGTATGCACCGGTCCGTAATAATCGATTGTATTCACAGAACAGAAAATGTAAAGTCATCGAGTGATTTAGAGTGTCTgctcaataattaaaaataaataaatgggaATATCAGTATGTAGTTCATACATAAAGTTAAGGAAGACGAGTAATCAACAAATTAACTatcaaatttacataaaatatagattttgaatatgatttttctaaGTCAAGAATACACCTCAATGTTTACGctatatcatttaaataattcaccAATTATTTAATCTAACTAATAATTATggttttatctaatttaaagtttttctttttaaggtaaTACAAAGCTCTAAATAGCATGAAATGGCAATAATAACCTAGCATTTTCTAAGACTTCAGGAGATGTACAATTCCAACGCATTTCAGGTTCTTTGTTAAAGttgaacattaaaattttatataatttagaaAGTTCAGGCTTAGACTTTAACAGATATTAAACCTTGCATATACAAATTGTTTTTGTCAACAATTATGATTAAATGCCTCgatagttttctttaaaaagacaATGAGTCTTATATTGAAAGTCTTAGTGTGTTTTCTCCtttaaattcaaacttttaattGTCTGGTAGAAATCGACGAAgcagtaattaaaaaaaacatttctttaaagcGGCCTTGAATGACATTAACCGCACtattcaattaaacaaatttaaagttaaaaagttcaaactGGGGTCCGATTGATTTCTCTTGTGGATCGTTCGTCTCGTTAAGCAATCTAGTTTTAATTTTCCTTTCACCAAACCTTCCAATGCCAATTTTGCttttgaatatgaaaaaaattcagaacaCATTAATAAATAGGCCGTCCACTCTTATAATGCTGTGATCGATCAATTCTTTTTAGCAGATGCTTTTAACAGCCGCGTTTTATTCCAACTGATTTTATTTAACGTTCGTAGTACTAATGATGGCTGTCATTATTGATATATAGAAGTGACGAAacataatatttgaaatacacGTACAATGTTAGACATTGCAGATTATATCCTGCAATTTCAATTGATATCTTtcacattcaaattttattctacAGATTCAGTCGTAGTTTACACATTTAACTGCTTtcctttattttcaattcatacCCTACATTCTTTTTACTGATATCGTAATTATTTTAAACTGTTATTCTTAAACTCATTACACATGGTATAAACATAACAGTTTGGAACCAATTTACCAAAGTATAAAGATAAAAACATTACACCTAATGAAGTCCTATATAAACTTTTCATTAGCTATAAAATGGCGTTTCCTTGTAAAGGCTTAACATAAACTTAACAGAATTCGTggtttttataatcattttgatTTCAGGTCCTTGAAAATACTGGTACcgattttctttttaatctgTTTAATAACCTGCCTTAGGTGTAATAACAACCCAATTTCGCCTTTTCGACTCATTTTCTCTAACATATTTTGCTATGcattggtaaaataaattaaatttgattgttAATGTTGGATCAAAAAATATAAACCGTGTAACATCGTATAAGTTCTGTCAGTTCATTCGGTCCGTGTTAACACTGCATCGTCTGTCTTACTCAGTAAGCATGTTAACACTGCATCGTCTGTCTTACTCAGTAAGCATGTTAACACTGTATCGTCTGCCTTACTCAGTAAGCATGTT from Magallana gigas chromosome 9, xbMagGiga1.1, whole genome shotgun sequence includes these protein-coding regions:
- the LOC136271913 gene encoding uncharacterized protein; its protein translation is MGRRFTESEVLAMTRNRREDKALKERLHRLSEERGLYHDNLKKEKTKISQFCLESQRTSGNSPCPDCQVACEKSDHVTPHEMQRHNKPWSVTPSESTFNVLFQQNNFAKPESRKFRRRSSSLRKSSESRTEETECNSVSTTGNSENSNQQNGQEGSLNFSDESRILSSTPVSNKVLISDDEAGDCGLYSSIDRSNQGKSVTVRSTKSDKPDRKMNVSSPFQETIQAESFDKNSRTTDTKKKQNGQNLKKELGQLVHNCDSMTNDDGKESQKHCDIGNVLEETGDKLKSEHVEDKSCEPEIDKAVKEKARFLGHTPLPVLEEVPNEEGDEKSEQEYMMVYTIQNDEQNTQNRMQENGAQTNIGGSSNKFLRSQSSTGDRHIQIVDVALETDGSAAITLSHVEKQRPHTVAGGELLIEDSELKSLPDVDHRNFMWFKGKKLHDYVKPQDRYKHDPFKMKKREKLMKKLATETPVFAEDQREQILNVEMTFSKATRSRLLKQLVEENSTKRQTSSRNGYEQSLNSKIDQFMKSIEDFCKKQRQN